From Rutidosis leptorrhynchoides isolate AG116_Rl617_1_P2 chromosome 3, CSIRO_AGI_Rlap_v1, whole genome shotgun sequence, a single genomic window includes:
- the LOC139898147 gene encoding uncharacterized protein, giving the protein MAMNRRNHVASALNSFLKFKGNLSATNIFFETPFSYPLQLGLRFDPPPRSTFLAASLHSNSSSIHNDYDCDDRPLSLYQKVTNLNDAYKLFDEMTQRIPLPSVVKFTQLLTAVTRMKHFSASLDLFKHMCSIGLPLDKYTISISIKCCCHLHRTNDGFALLGICFRQAIVPNVFIYSTLLNGLVIEDRIYKAEIFFKKLIKQNLCEPDVVMYSTMIKGLCKIGNNVTAIALIRLMNERGHKAGVVAYNTIIDSLCKDKMIDDAFDLFKEMVFHKGILPDVITYTSLIHGLCNLGCWDDVCNILKEMEDERISLNVRTYNILVDALCKDGKVDEAQSVINIMFERGKIPNVVTYNSLIDGYCLRGEMSKAKKAFDSMTLNRLVPDVVTYNSLINGYCKNMMIDKAMNMFSEMERVGLKRDKVSYSTMIQGLFGVGRCSAARTLFDEMLAHGHFVDDLTYGIILKGLCSNNRVEDAFSLFKLLGNSKLNSSIVVYNILIDGASQCEKFDITKFLFEDLNNKGLKFDIQTYNVIISSLCKEGLPTDAKKLFLKMGKSGCVPDDVTYNVLLQGYLKNQYYDDVEMLLHEMEGRSYSLDVTTLTLLVNHIANGSLKNTLLELMRRLVPKYLMETYE; this is encoded by the coding sequence ATGGCGATGAATCGCAGAAATCATGTTGCTTCTGCTCTTAATTCTTTCTTAAAGTTCAAAGGTAATCTTTCTGCTACCAACATTTTCTTTGAAACCCCTTTTTCATATCCCCTTCAATTAGGTCTTCGATTTGACCCTCCTCCTCGTAGTACATTTTTAGCAGCTTCTCTCCACTCCAATTCTTCTTCAATTcataatgattatgattgtgatgaTCGCCCTCTATCTCTGTATCAAAAAGTTACCAACTTGAATGATGCTTACAAACTGTTTGATGAAATGACTCAGAGAATACCTCTGCCATCTGTGGTTAAATTCACTCAGTTGTTGACTGCTGTCACCAGAATGAAACATTTTTCTGCTTCACTTGATCTTTTCAAACACATGTGTTCAATTGGTCTACCACTTGATAAATACACTATTAGTATCTCAATCAAGTGTTGTTGCCACTTGCACCGTACCAATGACGGTTTTGCACTTCTAGGTATTTGCTTCAGACAAGCCATTGTGCCAAATGTGTTTATTTATAGTACGCTCTTAAATGGACTTGTTATAGAAGATAGGATTTATAAAGCTGAGATATTCTTCAAAAAGCTTATTAAACAGAATCTTTGTGAGCCTGATGTAGTTATGTATAGCACAATGATTAAGGGACTTTGTAAGATTGGAAACAATGTTACTGCTATTGCTTTGATTAGGCTAATGAATGAAAGAGGTCATAAAGCTGGTGTCGTTGCATATAACACCATAATTGACAGTCTTTGCAAAGACAAAATGATTGATGATGCTTTTGATCTTTTCAAAGAGATGGTGTTTCACAAAGGGATTTTACCAGATGTCATCACATACACCTCTTTAATCCATGGTCTTTGTAACTTAGGTTGTTGGGATGACGTTTGTAACATACTAAAAGAAATGGAGGATGAAAGAATCTCTTTAAATGTGCGAACCTACAATATATTAGTGGATGCATTATGCAAAGATGGTAAAGTAGATGAAGCACAATCTGTAATAAACATTATGTTTGAGAGAGGAAAGATTCCTAACGTAGTAACATACAATTCACTTATTGATGGTTACTGTTTACGAGGTGAAATGAGCAAAGCAAAAAAGGCTTTTGATTCAATGACACTTAACCGTCTGGTCCCTGATGTTGTCACTTATAATAGCTTAATAAATGGGTATTGTAAGAATATGATGATAGACAAAGCTATGAATATGTTTTCTGAAATGGAAAGAGTAGGTTTGAAACGTGATAAAGTCAGTTACAGCACCATGATACAAGGATTGTTTGGCGTTGGGCGTTGTTCGGCTGCTCGCACACTCTTTGATGAGATGCTTGCACATGGTCATTTTGTTGATGATTTAACTTATGGAATAATCTTAAAGGGTCTTTGCAGCAACAATCGGGTTGAAGACGCATTCTCTTTGTTCAAGTTATTGGGTAATAGCAAGCTCAATTCAAGTATTGTTGTGTATAACATCCTGATTGATGGTGCAAGCCAATGTGAGAAGTTTGATATCACAAAGTTTCTTTTTGAGGACCTAAATAATAAAGGTTTGAAATTTGATATTCAAACGTATAATGTGATAATTAGTTCTCTTTGTAAGGAAGGTCTACCAACTGATGCAAAGAAGTTGTTTCTAAAAATGGGCAAGAGTGGTTGCGTGCCGGATGATGTTACATACAACGTTCTTCTCCAAGGATATCTAAAAAATCAATACTATGATGATGTAGAGATGCTTTTACATGAAATGGAAGGAAGAAGTTACTCACTTGATGTTACAACCTTAACACTGTTAGTGAATCATATAGCAAATGGGTCTTTGAAGAATACGTTGCTTGAGTTGATGCGTCGGCTAGTGCCAAAATACTTGATGGAAACTTACGAATAA
- the LOC139898148 gene encoding uncharacterized protein: protein MEVDKRSSKGGFLQLFDWNTKSKKKLFSNKSDLPESSKHGKENLDNLAITRLQQMKLHDSMHGPSLTVNDWASSMVNNEGNDTKAPGVVARLMGLDSLPTLDSSDPGFTSFIDSHSSRHFESEHHFSDYGMRNKLDGYDYSRNLVEDRFRKSQNRPIERFQTEVLPPKSAKSVPISHHRMLSPIKSPGYILSRNPSYVMEAASKIIEQSPQSKSKSKSMVDGRLPSLGSPSIPIRIRDLKEKLEAAQRISRLPESQQRTKIRDKRQSRTEIVVLKQNVGGNLKQKIKTVGSTHTKTNIQITEVGSTSRNSRSAMKQKEDGDKKQKTTQKRVHNRSTRSGTHDVLTENNQKKKDASHKDRTDLKPRVPYQHNRKTTSTNGSCREVKTSRKSVENSVVGARKGQLVTAGKKRSTDANINIDATSNNKLLMREKEKERSVKCNTSIDGSSNWESVDRKNGMDVVSFTFTSPIKKSVSESEPSGQPSVKSRLKFHDDQLDTGTSEFPSFTTPKIDSDALNMLLEQKLFEISSLFETSECDIISSGSTTNTSVQKDKSMMQHDSDVSLADQILVTDTPEWQGVEVAESNSNSENYEGGIQHQFQQCSNPSMEPSVSDGDSCITSNSTTTLTSNGNNPYMSARNMELLAEEIELQDSATSIPNPIFEFTSMARWSPQWELEYIKKILNYAKLALEDFVCGQTQNVISVHLFNQLENQYKYMDPFMKLQRKALFDCVSLYLDDRRERAFSGSYEEWSKWSTMVNKKELLADEIHKEIRGWTNMEDLDGDDLVEMDMSRGVGKWFDFEGESLEEGVVIENGVLNVLIDEIVDDFLSC, encoded by the exons ATGGAAGTTGATAAACGAAGTTCAAAGGGAGGGTTTCTTCAGTTGTTTGACTGGAATACTAAATCAAAGAAGAAACTCTTCTCTAATAAATCGGATTTACCAG AAAGTTCGAAACACGGAAAAGAAAATTTAGACAATTTGGCTATCACAAGGCTTCAGCAG ATGAAGTTACATGATAGTATGCACGGTCCAAGTCTAACAGTAAACGATTGGGCATCATCAATGGTCAACAATGAAGGAAATGACACTAAAGCCCCTGGTGTTGTAGCTAGACTTATGGGATTAGATTCTTTACCAACTTTAGATTCATCTGATCCCGGTTTTACTTCATTTATTGATTCTCATTCTTCTAGACATTTTGAGTCCGAGCATCATTTTTCGGATTATGGTATGCGGAATAAGTTGGATGGTTATGATTATTCTAGAAACTTAGTAGAAGATAGATTTCGAAAGTCACAAAATCGACCAATTGAAAGATTTCAAACTGAAGTATTACCTCCAAAATCAGCCAAATCTGTACCTATTTCTCATCACAGAATGTTATCTCCTATTAAAAGTCCTGGGTATATTCTTTCAAGAAACCCTTCGTATGTTATGGAGGCAGCTTCTAAGATAATCGAACAAAGTCctcagtcaaagtcaaagtcaaagtcaatggtCGATGGAAGATTACCGTCTTTAGGGTCGCCTTCAATACCTATCAGAATTCGGGATCTAAAAGAGAAATTGGAAGCTGCACAAAGAATATCGAGGCTTCCTGAATCACAACAAAGAACAAAGATTCGTGATAAGCGTCAATCTCGGACTGAAATCGTGGTTTTAAAGCAAAATGTTGGTGGAAATTTGAAGCAGAAGATTAAAACTGTGGGTTCCACTCATACAAAGACGAATATTCAGATAACAGAAGTGGGGTCCACTTCAAGAAACAGTAGGAGTGCAATGAAGCAAAAAGAAGATGGTGATAAAAAACAAAAAACTACACAAAAAAGGGTGCACAACAGATCAACAAGAAGCGGGACCCATGACGTACTAACAGAAAACAATCAAAAGAAGAAAGATGCATCACATAAAGATCGTACAGATTTGAAACCTAGGGTTCCTTATCAGCATAACAGAAAAACAACTTCAACAAATGGTTCATGTAGGGAAGTTAAGACGTCGAGAAAATCGGTTGAGAATTCAGTGGTTGGGGCTAGAAAAGGTCAGTTAGTGACAGCTGGCAAGAAAAGGTCAACTGATGCTAATATCAATATTGATGCAACTAGTAATAATAAATTACTGATgagggaaaaagaaaaagaaaggtcTGTAAAATGTAATACAAGTATAGATGGATCTTCAAATTGGGAGTCTGTTGATAGGAAAAATGGTATGGATGTTGTGTCGTTCACATTTACTTCTCCTATTAAGAAATCAGTTTCTGAATCCGAGCCTTCGGGTCAACCATCGGTGAAGAGTCGTCTGAAGTTTCACGATGATCAACTGGATACAGGAACTTCAgagtttccttcttttacaacaccTAAGATTGATAGTGATGCTTTGAACATGTTATTGGAACAAAAACTTTTTGAAATTTCTTCTTTATTTGAGACGTCTGAATGTGACATCATCAGTAGTGGTTCTACTACAAATACCAGTGTGCAGAAGGACAAGAGTATGATGCAACATGATTCTGATGTCTCTTTAGCTGATCAGATACTTGTAACTGATACACCTGAGTGGCAG GGAGTTGAAGTTGCAGAAAGTAATAGCAACAGTGAAAACTATGAAGGTGGAATACAACATCAGTTTCAACAGTGTTCAAATCCAAGTATGGAACCTTCTGTATCGGATGGTGATAGTTGCATAACATCCAACAGCACAACTACCTTAACAAGCAATG gAAACAACCCATATATGTCTGCAAGAAACATGGAACTTTTAGCAGAAGAGATAGAATTACAAGATTCTGCCACATCTATTCCCAACCCCATATTCGAATTCACATCGATGGCAAGATGGTCCCCACAATGGGAGTTGGAATATATCAAAAAAATCCTAAACTATGCAAAGCTTGCGTTAGAGGACTTTGTTTGTGGCCAAACCCAAAATGTCATAAGTGTCCATCTATTTAATCAACTTGAGAACCAGTACAAGTATATGGACCCGTTCATGAAGCTACAAAGGAAGGCATTATTTGACTGTGTGAGTTTGTATTTGGATGATAGGCGTGAACGTGCCTTCAGTGGCAGCTATGAAGAATGGTCAAAATGGTCAACGATGGTCAACAAGAAGGAATTGTTGGCAGATGAAATACATAAAGAGATACGTGGTTGGACAAATATGGAAGATTTGGATGGGGATGATTTGGTGGAAATGGATATGAGTCGTGGAGTGGGTAAATGGTTTGATTTTGAAGGTGAATCTTTAGAAGAAGGTGTGGTTATTGAAAATGGCGTCTTGAATGTGCTGATCGATGAAATAGTAGATGATTTTTTATCCTGCTAA